The following coding sequences are from one Desulfonatronum thioautotrophicum window:
- a CDS encoding NADH-quinone oxidoreductase subunit C, with translation MIPEMLRDLPALRLEACSPEVSGLTLAAYLGPEQLRPAVTKLLEQAYFLEDVSVVEVSEGFLGVYHFDHFDSPGRIALRVIIAKDAPEVPTISDIYHGASWHERECRDFFGVVYLGHENMTPLLLAAEDAEFHPLRKSAKALKGLADLIPENDGGPQATDAVVFQPKPDNDPASDAPPDAPPEAPSDAPEVSDSAESRHAEDTSSA, from the coding sequence ATGATTCCCGAGATGCTGCGCGACCTTCCGGCTTTGCGTTTGGAGGCGTGCTCACCTGAAGTGTCCGGCCTGACGCTTGCCGCTTACCTTGGGCCGGAACAATTGCGTCCGGCGGTCACCAAGCTTCTTGAACAGGCCTATTTTCTGGAAGATGTTTCCGTGGTGGAAGTTTCCGAGGGCTTCCTTGGCGTATACCACTTCGATCATTTCGACTCGCCGGGCCGAATCGCTCTTCGGGTAATCATCGCAAAGGATGCGCCGGAGGTTCCGACGATTTCCGACATCTACCATGGGGCCTCATGGCATGAGCGGGAATGTCGGGATTTTTTCGGCGTTGTCTACCTGGGGCACGAGAACATGACGCCCCTGCTCCTGGCCGCTGAGGATGCGGAATTTCATCCACTGCGTAAGAGCGCCAAGGCGCTCAAGGGCTTGGCGGACCTTATTCCCGAGAACGATGGAGGGCCGCAAGCCACTGATGCCGTGGTTTTTCAGCCGAAACCTGATAATGACCCAGCCTCTGACGCACCTCCTGACGCACCTCCTGAAGCACCTTCGGATGCGCCAGAGGTATCGGATTCGGCTGAAAGTCGCCACGCCGAAGACACTTCCTCAGCCTGA
- a CDS encoding Na(+)/H(+) antiporter subunit D, with protein MTNIFDGFFHPTIAFFGLALVLLFLARTNVSWWRWLLLLPPVLAIVVAFTVEPCDYLRLPYLGLELSLGRVDGLALLFANVFAIQALIGFIYAFHLKEIRHHVAAAVYVGGAFGCVFAGDYLTLFIFWEIMSVASTLLIWFNSRDNPRAVGAGIRYFVIHTIGGLLMLAGILLRYQVVGDFTFTGIIPADAQYYDWLIMLGFGVNAAFVIAHAWLPDAYPEATIPGAVFMSAFTTKTAVYVLARGFAGWEFLAWMGVAMALWGVFYATMENNARRILSYHIMSQVGYMVAGIGIGTAMTLNGTCAHAYAHILYKGLLFMSVGAVLYAAGTAKLNELGGLAGRLPLVMLAYVVAGLSISGMPIFNGFVSKTMTITGAFNDHQILLGMLMEVAAVGTFLSVGLKLPYFAFWGGKPTYDKPLKPIPVNMYIAMGAAAFLCIAQGLYPDLLYRFLPFPGAYDFQPWSAWKVLMTLLLLGFTGLGFMVMRGVLKPHAQRNLDFETLYIYLGRSFLALVSRPLAKIDAFWSEVYERVGLVGLLFLGRITSWFDKMGIDFFLDNSAAGARDTGGILTTVQSGRLQDYLALAVALAVGIALLVWYLSA; from the coding sequence ATGACTAATATTTTCGATGGGTTCTTCCACCCGACCATCGCCTTCTTCGGTCTGGCCCTGGTCCTGCTGTTCCTTGCCCGGACCAATGTCTCCTGGTGGCGCTGGCTGCTGCTCCTGCCCCCGGTCCTGGCCATTGTCGTCGCCTTCACCGTGGAGCCCTGCGACTACCTGCGCCTGCCCTACCTGGGTCTGGAACTGTCCCTGGGCCGGGTGGACGGCCTGGCGTTGCTCTTTGCCAACGTCTTTGCCATCCAGGCGTTGATCGGATTCATCTATGCATTCCATCTCAAGGAGATTCGCCACCATGTGGCCGCGGCGGTTTATGTCGGTGGGGCCTTTGGCTGTGTTTTTGCCGGGGACTACCTGACCCTGTTCATCTTCTGGGAAATCATGAGTGTGGCCTCGACCCTGCTGATCTGGTTCAATTCCAGGGACAATCCTCGGGCCGTGGGTGCGGGAATCCGCTATTTCGTGATTCATACCATCGGCGGGCTGTTGATGCTGGCCGGGATTCTGCTCCGTTATCAGGTCGTGGGCGACTTCACGTTCACCGGGATCATCCCCGCTGATGCCCAGTACTACGATTGGCTGATCATGCTCGGCTTTGGTGTCAACGCGGCTTTTGTCATCGCCCACGCCTGGCTGCCGGACGCCTATCCCGAGGCAACCATCCCCGGTGCGGTGTTCATGAGCGCCTTTACCACCAAGACCGCGGTCTACGTGCTGGCCCGGGGTTTTGCCGGATGGGAATTCCTGGCCTGGATGGGCGTGGCCATGGCTCTTTGGGGTGTTTTTTACGCGACCATGGAGAACAACGCCCGGCGCATTCTTTCCTACCACATCATGTCCCAGGTGGGGTACATGGTCGCGGGCATCGGCATCGGCACGGCCATGACCCTCAACGGCACCTGCGCCCATGCCTACGCCCACATCCTCTATAAGGGTTTGTTGTTCATGAGCGTGGGCGCGGTGCTCTATGCCGCGGGAACGGCGAAACTGAATGAGCTGGGCGGACTGGCCGGTCGGTTGCCCCTGGTCATGCTGGCCTACGTGGTCGCCGGACTGTCCATCTCCGGGATGCCCATTTTTAACGGTTTTGTCTCCAAGACCATGACCATCACCGGGGCCTTCAACGACCACCAGATTCTCCTGGGCATGCTGATGGAAGTGGCCGCGGTGGGCACGTTCCTCTCTGTGGGGTTGAAACTGCCCTACTTCGCTTTCTGGGGCGGCAAACCAACCTATGATAAGCCGCTCAAGCCCATTCCGGTGAACATGTATATCGCCATGGGCGCGGCGGCCTTCCTGTGCATTGCCCAGGGCCTGTACCCAGATCTCCTGTACCGCTTCCTGCCCTTTCCCGGCGCATATGACTTTCAGCCCTGGTCGGCCTGGAAGGTGCTGATGACTCTGCTGCTGCTGGGTTTCACCGGCCTGGGGTTCATGGTCATGCGCGGGGTGCTCAAGCCCCATGCCCAACGCAATCTGGACTTCGAAACCCTGTATATCTACCTGGGCCGCTCGTTCCTGGCTCTGGTCAGCCGGCCCCTGGCGAAGATCGACGCTTTTTGGAGCGAGGTCTACGAGCGAGTGGGACTGGTCGGGCTGCTGTTCCTGGGCAGAATTACCTCCTGGTTCGACAAGATGGGCATTGATTTTTTCCTGGACAACAGTGCGGCAGGAGCTCGGGACACCGGCGGCATCCTGACGACGGTTCAGAGCGGACGTCTCCAGGACTATCTGGCCCTGGCCGTCGCCTTGGCCGTGGGTATCGCCCTGTTGGTCTGGTACCTGTCCGCATAG
- a CDS encoding NADH-quinone oxidoreductase subunit J family protein has protein sequence METLAYVAFGVYTTIILFGGLLAVFSRNLVRALVGLVLTLFGVAGCYLLMAAPFMALMQILIYVAAVSIMIFFAIMLTKPPVGAEEQPGRPWWVVVGCIVAALAPTMLIARVLHVQPLVSHEHPTEIVLMDLGQTFIEPYFLAFELISVILTVAMAGAVLLAFERRQGQ, from the coding sequence ATGGAAACTCTCGCCTATGTGGCGTTTGGCGTCTACACGACGATTATTTTGTTCGGCGGCCTTTTGGCGGTATTCAGCCGGAACCTGGTTCGGGCCCTGGTGGGCCTGGTGCTGACACTTTTCGGCGTGGCCGGTTGCTACCTGCTCATGGCTGCTCCGTTCATGGCCCTGATGCAGATCCTCATTTACGTGGCCGCGGTGAGCATCATGATTTTTTTCGCGATAATGCTCACGAAGCCGCCAGTGGGTGCCGAGGAACAGCCGGGCCGCCCCTGGTGGGTCGTGGTCGGCTGCATTGTCGCGGCCCTGGCTCCGACCATGCTCATCGCCCGGGTGTTGCACGTTCAGCCGCTGGTTTCCCATGAACATCCGACGGAGATTGTGCTCATGGACTTGGGCCAGACCTTTATCGAGCCCTACTTCCTGGCCTTTGAGCTGATTTCCGTGATTCTGACCGTAGCCATGGCCGGAGCGGTGCTGCTGGCCTTTGAAAGGAGACAAGGCCAATGA
- a CDS encoding NADH-quinone oxidoreductase subunit A: MVFSWFHLALIIFLLAGALFAAGPLLISRLIAPRFKGGDIGLPYECGIRPQGSAWSRFGVNYYFYALIFLAFEVDILYLFPVATYYPHSEGFLPLIKLFIFLFILGVSIIYFWRKGVFSWPRRISL, from the coding sequence ATGGTTTTCAGCTGGTTTCATCTGGCCCTCATTATTTTCCTCTTGGCTGGTGCTCTGTTTGCCGCCGGTCCGCTGCTCATTTCCCGACTGATCGCCCCCCGCTTCAAGGGTGGAGATATCGGGCTACCCTATGAATGCGGTATCCGGCCACAGGGGAGCGCCTGGTCTCGATTTGGAGTGAATTACTACTTTTATGCCCTGATATTTCTCGCATTTGAGGTGGATATCCTTTATCTGTTTCCGGTGGCCACCTATTATCCGCACTCCGAGGGATTCCTGCCGCTGATCAAGCTCTTCATCTTTCTGTTTATTCTGGGTGTCTCCATCATTTATTTCTGGCGCAAAGGAGTATTCTCATGGCCGAGGCGGATTTCTCTTTAA
- a CDS encoding monovalent cation/H+ antiporter subunit D family protein, whose translation MPEILVSAKILLPLLITLVAPFAISLTRSNPNAREAVSFAAGILTFITVLTFVPDVLDGKIWTFTLFTLIPGVTVKFGVDGLSLIFALVASFLWILATSYNIGYMRSLNEHAQTRYYFCFAVAIFGALGVAFSANIFTLYLFYEIITLFTYPLVAHHQDKESFSGARKYLVYLMGTSKLFLLPAMIMTYVLAGSLDFNLTDVVHGIFPADANPVAVTVTYVLFIAGLAKAAIMPLHNWLPSAMVAPTPVSALLHAVAVVKAGVFCVCRIILSAFGLEAMDVLYLGIPTAYLAAFTIVVASCIALTKDDLKARLAYSTVSQLSYVILGVALLTPMAVMGGTVHIAHHAFAKITLFFGAGAIYVATHIKKISMLSGMGRRMPWTFGAFSLAALSMIGAPPVSGFVTKWYLANGALDAGQIAILIALLASTVLNASYFGPIIYKAFFEAPAPGIRLDDYKEAPLTMVVPLCLTALISIFLGLYPDTFMSFIRLMGQF comes from the coding sequence ATGCCCGAGATATTGGTCAGCGCCAAAATTCTGCTTCCCCTGCTCATCACCCTGGTCGCGCCGTTCGCCATCTCCCTGACCCGTTCCAACCCCAATGCCAGGGAAGCCGTATCCTTCGCCGCGGGCATCCTGACGTTTATTACTGTCTTGACGTTTGTTCCGGACGTGTTGGACGGCAAGATCTGGACCTTCACCCTGTTCACTCTGATCCCTGGAGTCACCGTTAAATTCGGCGTGGACGGCCTGTCCCTGATCTTCGCCCTGGTGGCTTCGTTTCTCTGGATTTTGGCCACCAGCTACAACATCGGTTACATGCGCTCGCTTAACGAGCACGCCCAGACCCGCTACTACTTCTGCTTTGCCGTGGCTATTTTCGGAGCCCTGGGCGTGGCCTTCAGCGCGAACATCTTTACCCTCTACCTTTTTTACGAAATCATTACCCTGTTCACGTATCCTCTGGTCGCCCACCATCAGGACAAAGAATCATTTTCCGGGGCCCGCAAGTACCTGGTCTACCTGATGGGCACCTCCAAGCTGTTCCTGCTTCCGGCGATGATCATGACCTATGTTCTGGCCGGTAGCCTGGACTTCAATCTGACCGACGTGGTTCACGGCATCTTCCCGGCGGACGCCAACCCTGTCGCGGTGACCGTGACCTACGTCCTGTTCATCGCCGGACTGGCCAAGGCCGCGATCATGCCGCTGCATAACTGGCTGCCGTCGGCCATGGTCGCGCCTACACCGGTCTCGGCCTTGCTGCACGCCGTGGCCGTGGTCAAGGCCGGGGTGTTTTGCGTCTGTCGGATCATCCTCTCGGCCTTTGGCCTGGAAGCCATGGATGTCCTCTACCTGGGTATTCCCACGGCTTATCTGGCCGCATTCACCATTGTCGTGGCCTCGTGCATCGCCTTGACCAAGGATGACCTGAAAGCCCGACTGGCCTATTCCACGGTAAGTCAATTGTCCTATGTCATTCTCGGCGTGGCCCTGCTCACGCCCATGGCCGTGATGGGCGGCACGGTGCACATCGCCCACCACGCATTTGCCAAGATCACGCTGTTTTTCGGTGCCGGGGCGATCTACGTGGCCACCCACATCAAAAAAATCAGCATGCTTTCCGGCATGGGACGGCGGATGCCCTGGACCTTCGGGGCATTCTCCCTGGCAGCCCTGAGCATGATCGGCGCTCCCCCGGTATCCGGCTTCGTGACCAAGTGGTATCTGGCCAACGGAGCGTTGGATGCAGGGCAAATCGCCATTCTCATCGCCCTGCTGGCCAGCACGGTGCTCAACGCCAGCTATTTCGGTCCGATCATCTACAAGGCTTTTTTCGAGGCTCCGGCTCCGGGCATCCGCCTGGATGACTACAAAGAAGCCCCGTTGACCATGGTCGTGCCCCTGTGTCTGACCGCCTTGATCTCCATCTTTCTGGGCCTTTACCCGGATACGTTCATGAGCTTCATCAGACTGATGGGGCAGTTCTAG
- a CDS encoding NADH-quinone oxidoreductase subunit D encodes MTSSVSPGRLYLGGDFYTNHFEKGSSPDTMILNMGPQHPATHGVLRIIFELEGEYILRTEPVLGYLHRMHEKMGEEQTYYQYMPNMGRVDYLHALAWNWAWAGAVEKLGGIEVPRRAEFIRVITCELNRISSHLLWWGAFLLDLGAFTPIMYGFDDRERILDILQRPTGSRLTYSYYRLGGVAADLDDTALDMIREFVPHLRSRLPMYRDLVTDNMILRHRLEGVGHISVDMCRRYGATGPTLRGSGVAYDVRRAEPYSVYPELDFSIPTNHECDGMARYNVRMAEIEQSLNIIEQALDMLPTGEFWAKNAPKPKWKAPKGEVVFAVEGARGKIGVHLVSDGSAKPYRVKLRAPGFSNLSLLAEVARGTLLADAVAILGSLDLVIPEIDR; translated from the coding sequence ATGACCAGTTCCGTATCTCCAGGACGACTTTATCTCGGCGGAGATTTCTACACCAACCACTTCGAAAAAGGCAGTTCACCGGACACCATGATCCTGAACATGGGGCCGCAGCACCCGGCCACCCATGGCGTTTTGCGGATCATTTTCGAACTGGAAGGGGAATACATTCTGCGCACCGAGCCGGTGCTGGGGTATCTGCACCGGATGCACGAAAAAATGGGTGAGGAGCAGACGTACTACCAGTATATGCCGAATATGGGGCGGGTAGACTATCTGCATGCCCTGGCCTGGAACTGGGCTTGGGCTGGTGCCGTGGAAAAACTGGGTGGGATTGAGGTTCCTCGCCGGGCCGAATTCATTCGGGTGATCACCTGCGAGCTGAACCGGATCAGCTCTCACCTGCTTTGGTGGGGGGCGTTCCTTCTGGACCTGGGCGCCTTCACCCCGATCATGTACGGGTTTGATGATCGGGAACGGATTCTGGATATTTTGCAGCGCCCCACAGGCTCTCGGCTGACATACAGCTATTATCGCTTGGGCGGGGTTGCCGCGGATCTGGACGACACCGCCCTGGACATGATCCGGGAATTCGTGCCGCATCTTCGTTCTCGTCTGCCCATGTACCGCGATCTGGTCACGGACAACATGATTTTGCGCCATCGCCTGGAGGGCGTTGGGCACATCTCCGTGGACATGTGCCGACGCTATGGAGCAACCGGTCCCACGTTGCGCGGCTCCGGCGTTGCCTATGACGTGCGCAGAGCAGAACCCTACTCCGTCTATCCCGAGCTGGATTTCAGCATCCCCACGAATCACGAGTGCGACGGGATGGCCCGCTACAACGTGCGCATGGCTGAAATCGAGCAGAGTCTGAACATTATTGAGCAAGCCTTGGATATGCTTCCCACCGGGGAGTTCTGGGCTAAAAACGCTCCCAAACCCAAGTGGAAGGCACCCAAAGGCGAAGTTGTCTTCGCGGTTGAGGGCGCGCGCGGCAAAATCGGCGTACATCTGGTCAGCGACGGCAGCGCCAAACCCTACCGGGTCAAATTGCGCGCACCGGGTTTTTCCAATCTGAGTCTCCTCGCCGAAGTGGCCAGAGGCACCTTGTTGGCCGATGCCGTGGCCATTCTGGGCAGCCTTGACCTGGTCATTCCGGAAATCGACAGGTGA
- the nuoH gene encoding NADH-quinone oxidoreductase subunit NuoH, protein MNPPFGIPPELFTILLALGLLAGFVGLNGLVLVYLERKVAGHIQRRPGPFEVGPHGILQPLADALKLVGKQLITPRGADKWLFWTAPIISFAPVFVLFLPIPFGPVLTAMEMDLGLLLILAFAGINVLALCLAGWSSENKWSLLGAARAVAQSVAYEIPLLLAVLAIAFQFGSLNLSTIVSGQGAWPWQWNIMVQPVAFFIYFVCALAETNRAPFDLPEAESELTAGFHTEYSGMGFGIFFLAEYANMIVVCAVATALFLGGWNGPAAPGVWWFLAKVYLLLLVMMWFRWTYPRVRFDQLLNLSWKWLLPLALINLLVTLVLVKI, encoded by the coding sequence ATGAATCCTCCCTTCGGCATCCCCCCGGAACTGTTTACCATCCTCCTGGCCTTGGGCCTTTTGGCCGGGTTCGTGGGCCTCAACGGTCTGGTTTTGGTCTACCTGGAACGGAAAGTCGCCGGACATATCCAGCGTCGCCCCGGCCCTTTTGAGGTTGGTCCCCACGGCATACTCCAGCCCCTTGCCGACGCCCTGAAGCTGGTGGGCAAGCAACTGATTACGCCCCGAGGGGCCGACAAATGGCTGTTCTGGACCGCGCCGATTATTTCCTTTGCCCCGGTCTTTGTTCTGTTCCTGCCCATTCCCTTTGGTCCGGTGCTTACGGCCATGGAAATGGATCTGGGGTTGCTGCTGATCCTGGCCTTTGCCGGGATCAACGTCCTGGCCCTGTGTCTGGCCGGATGGAGTTCCGAGAACAAATGGTCGCTGCTGGGGGCGGCTCGGGCCGTGGCTCAGTCCGTGGCCTATGAAATTCCATTGCTGTTGGCCGTTCTGGCTATTGCGTTCCAGTTCGGCTCGTTGAATCTGTCGACTATTGTCTCCGGTCAGGGTGCCTGGCCCTGGCAGTGGAACATCATGGTCCAGCCGGTGGCCTTTTTTATCTACTTTGTCTGCGCACTGGCCGAGACCAATCGGGCCCCCTTCGACCTGCCGGAAGCGGAAAGCGAGCTGACTGCGGGATTCCATACCGAGTACTCGGGGATGGGGTTCGGCATCTTCTTTCTTGCCGAGTACGCAAACATGATCGTGGTCTGCGCAGTTGCCACGGCCTTGTTTCTGGGTGGCTGGAACGGTCCGGCCGCGCCGGGCGTCTGGTGGTTCTTGGCCAAGGTCTATCTGCTGCTGCTGGTGATGATGTGGTTCCGTTGGACCTATCCCCGGGTGCGCTTTGACCAGCTTTTGAACCTCAGCTGGAAGTGGCTGCTGCCCCTGGCCCTGATTAACCTGCTCGTGACCCTTGTCCTGGTGAAAATCTGA
- a CDS encoding complex I subunit 4 family protein: protein MIDTGFPVLSALIFFPLLAAIGLFFLRDERTIRLYTLVVGLIEMGLAAPLFRFDLSTAEFQFVEIMPWVPAWNMHYHVGVDGISILMIFLTVLLLPLCVLCSWTYIGKRVKEFHFCLLLMIGACVGIFSALDFVLFYIFWEAMLIPMFLLIAVWGGPNKRYASLKFFIYTLAGSTLFLAAIVAFFVNTGTFSIPELMTHEYSFRFQFWTFLAMALAFAIKVPMFPFHTWLPAAHVEAPTAGSVLLASILLKMGTYGFLRFCLPLTPAASEYFAPLMITISIVSILYGGAIALGQRDMKKLIAYSSVAHMGFVTLGIFVFTMRGVEGAIMQMINHGITTGALFMLVGAIYERSHSREIADNMGLGKYLPAYMFFFGLFAIASFGFPGTNGFVSEALVLIGVFEASYLLGALAIPGVMLAAAYMLRLGLKLAWGQPSQAATWKDLNIREWVYLAPLAVLVLYLGLMPTLALKTINPSVVHLLNQYESRKALHLESSLQPEPPVQSIQLSATRGTDQ from the coding sequence ATGATTGATACCGGGTTCCCCGTTCTCAGCGCCCTGATCTTTTTCCCTTTGTTGGCCGCGATCGGGCTGTTCTTCCTGCGTGACGAGCGCACCATCCGTCTGTACACCCTGGTCGTAGGTCTGATCGAGATGGGCCTGGCTGCCCCTCTGTTCCGGTTTGATCTCTCCACCGCGGAGTTTCAGTTTGTGGAGATCATGCCCTGGGTTCCGGCCTGGAACATGCATTATCATGTGGGCGTGGACGGGATCAGCATCTTGATGATCTTTCTGACCGTGCTGCTCTTGCCGCTGTGCGTGCTCTGTTCCTGGACGTACATCGGCAAACGGGTCAAGGAGTTCCATTTCTGCCTGCTTTTGATGATCGGAGCCTGCGTGGGCATCTTCTCGGCCCTGGACTTCGTTTTGTTCTATATTTTCTGGGAAGCCATGCTCATTCCCATGTTCCTGCTCATTGCAGTCTGGGGCGGGCCGAATAAGCGCTACGCATCGTTGAAATTCTTCATTTACACCCTGGCCGGCAGTACACTCTTCCTGGCAGCCATTGTGGCCTTTTTCGTGAATACCGGGACCTTCTCCATTCCGGAGCTGATGACCCACGAGTACTCTTTTCGATTCCAGTTCTGGACCTTCCTGGCCATGGCTTTGGCCTTTGCCATCAAGGTGCCGATGTTCCCGTTCCACACCTGGCTTCCGGCGGCCCACGTGGAAGCGCCCACCGCGGGCTCGGTGCTTCTGGCCTCCATTCTGCTCAAGATGGGTACCTACGGCTTCCTGCGCTTCTGCCTGCCCCTGACACCCGCGGCCAGCGAGTACTTCGCGCCGCTGATGATCACCATCTCCATCGTCTCTATTCTCTACGGCGGGGCCATTGCCCTGGGCCAGCGAGACATGAAGAAACTCATCGCCTACTCTTCCGTGGCCCACATGGGCTTTGTGACCTTGGGCATCTTTGTTTTCACCATGCGCGGAGTGGAGGGGGCGATCATGCAAATGATCAACCATGGGATCACAACCGGGGCGCTGTTCATGCTTGTTGGGGCTATTTATGAGCGCAGCCACAGCCGGGAAATCGCGGACAACATGGGGCTGGGCAAATATCTTCCGGCATACATGTTTTTTTTCGGTCTGTTTGCCATTGCTTCCTTCGGCTTTCCCGGAACCAACGGGTTTGTCTCCGAGGCCCTGGTGCTCATTGGTGTGTTCGAAGCCAGTTACCTTTTGGGCGCGTTGGCCATTCCCGGCGTGATGCTCGCAGCCGCCTACATGCTTCGCCTGGGCTTGAAGCTGGCCTGGGGCCAGCCATCCCAGGCTGCGACCTGGAAGGATCTGAACATCCGGGAGTGGGTCTACCTGGCCCCGCTGGCGGTCTTGGTGCTGTATCTTGGTCTGATGCCCACCCTGGCGCTGAAAACCATCAACCCCTCGGTGGTCCACCTCCTGAACCAGTACGAATCGCGCAAGGCCTTGCACCTGGAATCCTCCTTGCAGCCGGAACCACCAGTGCAGTCCATCCAACTTTCCGCAACACGAGGTACTGACCAGTGA
- a CDS encoding 4Fe-4S binding protein: MTMIREFGKALQGLWSLAIGLGVTFRAFVRPQVTVHYPRATVDDANLRTFHGHVELIGKDDAPEVPRCISCGMCAMNCPSACLAVVKQKAPKPTPEQKKAMEEAEARGEKVKKPTAPKDPAGFTYDFSLCSLCGTCVESCPVDSLRFSTELYQAGFDRSDFHFDLLARLRGQAESRPGEASTPAQGGQ; this comes from the coding sequence ATGACCATGATCCGAGAATTCGGAAAGGCACTGCAAGGACTGTGGAGCCTGGCGATCGGCCTGGGCGTTACCTTTCGGGCTTTTGTCCGCCCCCAGGTAACGGTGCATTATCCGCGTGCCACCGTGGATGACGCCAACCTGCGGACCTTCCACGGCCATGTTGAACTTATCGGCAAGGATGATGCTCCGGAGGTTCCACGGTGCATTTCCTGCGGCATGTGCGCCATGAATTGCCCCAGTGCCTGCTTGGCCGTGGTGAAGCAGAAGGCTCCCAAGCCGACCCCGGAGCAGAAGAAGGCCATGGAAGAGGCCGAGGCTCGGGGAGAGAAGGTCAAGAAGCCCACTGCTCCCAAGGACCCGGCAGGGTTCACGTATGACTTTTCCTTGTGCAGTCTGTGCGGAACGTGCGTGGAAAGCTGTCCCGTGGACTCGCTGCGGTTTTCCACGGAGCTTTACCAGGCTGGCTTTGATCGCAGCGATTTTCATTTTGACCTGCTTGCCAGATTGCGCGGGCAGGCTGAGAGCCGACCCGGGGAGGCGTCCACCCCGGCCCAAGGGGGGCAGTGA
- the nuoK gene encoding NADH-quinone oxidoreductase subunit NuoK: protein MTALSMFQLVSLLLLGLGLLGVIWRRSLVGMLISVELMLNGAGLSIVASGQLTAASGTVGHAAALFVMGLAAAEAALVLAIIIVVAKRYGHIESARLRTLRG from the coding sequence ATGACGGCGCTTTCCATGTTTCAACTGGTCAGTTTGCTCTTGCTGGGTTTGGGCCTGCTCGGGGTGATCTGGCGGCGCAGCCTGGTGGGTATGCTCATCAGCGTGGAGCTGATGCTCAACGGCGCTGGACTGAGTATCGTCGCCTCGGGCCAGCTCACCGCCGCATCGGGCACGGTGGGGCATGCCGCGGCCCTGTTCGTCATGGGGCTGGCCGCGGCCGAGGCGGCTCTGGTTTTGGCGATTATTATTGTCGTGGCAAAGCGCTACGGCCACATTGAAAGCGCGCGCCTGCGCACCCTGCGAGGCTAA
- a CDS encoding NADH-quinone oxidoreductase subunit B encodes MAEADFSLKPADLGQDQAPIRIDPLEKIFDVCRSMSLWPMTFGLACCAIEMMAVGMARFDLARYGAEVFRPSPRQSDLMIVAGTVTKKMAPAVVRLYEQMPGPKWVMALGNCSISGGPFNYKGQYNVVEGVDRIIPVDVYVPGCPPRPEALLEGLFMIQEKITGKRWWPVAKPVGAAEVKRGAQ; translated from the coding sequence ATGGCCGAGGCGGATTTCTCTTTAAAGCCGGCCGATCTGGGTCAGGACCAAGCGCCGATCCGGATCGACCCGCTGGAAAAAATTTTTGATGTCTGCCGCTCCATGTCCCTTTGGCCGATGACCTTCGGCCTGGCTTGTTGCGCCATTGAGATGATGGCCGTGGGCATGGCCCGGTTTGACCTTGCCCGTTACGGAGCGGAGGTGTTTCGGCCCTCGCCGAGGCAGTCCGACCTGATGATCGTCGCCGGTACGGTAACCAAAAAAATGGCCCCGGCCGTAGTCCGATTGTATGAACAGATGCCCGGACCGAAGTGGGTCATGGCTCTGGGGAACTGCTCCATCTCCGGCGGGCCCTTCAACTACAAAGGCCAATATAATGTCGTCGAGGGAGTCGATCGCATTATCCCCGTGGATGTCTACGTACCGGGTTGTCCACCCCGCCCTGAGGCCCTGCTGGAAGGGCTGTTCATGATTCAGGAAAAAATCACCGGGAAACGCTGGTGGCCAGTGGCCAAGCCAGTGGGTGCGGCCGAAGTCAAGCGAGGTGCCCAATGA